From Penaeus monodon isolate SGIC_2016 chromosome 6, NSTDA_Pmon_1, whole genome shotgun sequence, the proteins below share one genomic window:
- the LOC119574232 gene encoding glucosidase 2 subunit beta-like isoform X2, whose protein sequence is MPGFQLDVNKTADQETPAKVAANPLGRKSPKMKFILALSMFCLASGAVVKAAEVLRPRGVPLSKASFYDPTRDFNCLDGSGTIPFAYVNDDYCDCQDGSDEPGTSACPNGFFYCTNVGHSPLNIPSSRVNDGVCDCCDASDEYASVSNCVDTCRELGRAAREEAAKQQEERLKGFQMRQSMIEEGRKRKKEAEVKIDELKKEREEAEAARNEKEEIKKLVEEPEKEALEKYNAIEQERKAKADAEQKAKEEAEAREAFAHLDNDGDGILTVAELQSRQTFDTNRDGEVTAEEAKFYLRQEETMDLETFLVSGWPMMRPTYKMDQRMFVPPTTEAPAEALTPPPVPGSEGKDEGDMEEDDGIEDYDLTEDDDVEDIPKEEEEEEIDQKYDEDTQKLVDAANKAREDFDEADRRVRDLTRELRSLEETQEKDYGPEEEFRVMDGDCYEYTDREYTYRLCPFDKAVQKPKSGHGEIRLGQWGEWSGPEEDKYSRMKYTGGQTCWNGPARSADVHIYCGVETRLTGVTEPNRCEYLFEMTTPAVCTKPEDISGDEGTPHGHTEL, encoded by the exons ATGCCCGGGTTCCAGCTCGACGTAAACAAAACAGCTGATCAGGAGACGCCGGCGAAGGTGGCTGCAAATCCTCTCGGGCGAAAATCACCTAAGATGAAGTTCATTTTAGCCCTTTCTATGTTCTGCCTGGCCTCGGGGGCCGTCGTCAAAGCAGCGGAGGTGCTAAGGCCGAGAGGAGTGCCCTTATCGA AAGCTTCTTTTTATGACCCAACAAGAGACTTCAACTGCTTAGATGGCTCAGGAACAATCCCTTTTGCATATGTTAATGATGACTACTGTGACTGTCAGGATGGCAGTGATGAACCTGGTACATCAGCTTGTCCCAATG GATTCTTCTACTGCACAAATGTTGGCCACTCGCCCCTCAACATCCCATCATCCAGAGTAAACGACGGTGTTTGTGACTGCTGTGATGCATCTGATGAGTATGCCTCGGTCTCCAATTGTGTTGACACTTGTCGAGAGCTTGGCCGAGCAGCCCGGGAGGAAGCTGCCAAGCAACAAGAGGAGAGACTGAAAGGCTTCCAGATGCGGCAGTCGATGATAGAAGAAGGCCGTAAACGAAAGAAGGAAGCTGAG GTGAAAATAGATGAgctcaagaaagagagagaggaagcagaggccGCCCGAAACGAGAAGGAGGAAATCAAGAAACTTGTTGAGGAGCCTGAGAAGGAGGCCCTGGAGAAATACAATGCCATTGAGCAGGAAAGAAAGGCTAAGGCTGATGCAGAACAGAAGGCCAAGGAGGAAGCTGAAGCACGAGAGGCCTTTGCGCACTTGGACAATGATGGAGATGGAATTTTGACCGTTGCTGAACTCCAGTCTCGGCAGACCTTTGATACAAACAGGGATGGAGAGGTGACTGCTGAGGAAGCCAAG tTCTACCTACGGCAGGAGGAGACCATGGACTTGGAGACCTTCTTGGTGTCCGGGTGGCCCATGATGCGACCCACGTACAAGATGGACCAGAGGATGTTTGTACCTCCCACCACTGAGGCACCAGCAGAGGCACTAACCCCACCTCCTGTTCCTGGATCTGAGGGCAAG GATGAAGGTGATATGGAAGAGGATGATGGAATTGAAGATTATGATCTcactgaagatgatgatgttgaggacataccaaaggaggaagaggaagaagagattgaCCAGAAATATGATGAAGATACACAAAAACTTGTTGATg CTGCCAATAAAGCCAGAGAAGACTTTGATGAGGCTGACAGGAGAGTGAGGGATTTGACGAGGGAGTTGCGCTCACTAGAGGAGACTCAAGAGAAAGATTATGGTCCTGAGGAGGAATTTAGAGTTATGGATGGAGACTGTTATGAATACACAGACAGGGAATATACATACCGTCTCTGTCCATTTGATAAG GCTGTACAGAAGCCCAAGTCTGGCCATGGGGAAATTCGCCTTGGACAGTGGGGTGAATGGTCAGGCCCAGAGGAGGATAAATATAGCAGAATGAAATACACCGGCGGACAGACCTGCTGGAATGGGCCTGCGAGATCAGCAGAT GTCCACATATATTGTGGTGTAGAAACCAGGTTGACAGGAGTAACAGAGCCAAACAGATGCGAATACCTCTTCGAGATGACCACACCAGCTGTGTGTACTAAACCTGAAGACATTAGTGGTGACGAGGGCACTCCACACGGCCACACAGAATTGTAG
- the LOC119574232 gene encoding glucosidase 2 subunit beta-like isoform X1 encodes MPGFQLDVNKTADQETPAKVAANPLGRKSPKMKFILALSMFCLASGAVVKAAEVLRPRGVPLSKASFYDPTRDFNCLDGSGTIPFAYVNDDYCDCQDGSDEPGTSACPNGFFYCTNVGHSPLNIPSSRVNDGVCDCCDASDEYASVSNCVDTCRELGRAAREEAAKQQEERLKGFQMRQSMIEEGRKRKKEAEVKIDELKKEREEAEAARNEKEEIKKLVEEPEKEALEKYNAIEQERKAKADAEQKAKEEAEAREAFAHLDNDGDGILTVAELQSRQTFDTNRDGEVTAEEAKFYLRQEETMDLETFLVSGWPMMRPTYKMDQRMFVPPTTEAPAEALTPPPVPGSEGKDEQQGEEDEHFDDEDFDTGLDPEDEGDMEEDDGIEDYDLTEDDDVEDIPKEEEEEEIDQKYDEDTQKLVDAANKAREDFDEADRRVRDLTRELRSLEETQEKDYGPEEEFRVMDGDCYEYTDREYTYRLCPFDKAVQKPKSGHGEIRLGQWGEWSGPEEDKYSRMKYTGGQTCWNGPARSADVHIYCGVETRLTGVTEPNRCEYLFEMTTPAVCTKPEDISGDEGTPHGHTEL; translated from the exons ATGCCCGGGTTCCAGCTCGACGTAAACAAAACAGCTGATCAGGAGACGCCGGCGAAGGTGGCTGCAAATCCTCTCGGGCGAAAATCACCTAAGATGAAGTTCATTTTAGCCCTTTCTATGTTCTGCCTGGCCTCGGGGGCCGTCGTCAAAGCAGCGGAGGTGCTAAGGCCGAGAGGAGTGCCCTTATCGA AAGCTTCTTTTTATGACCCAACAAGAGACTTCAACTGCTTAGATGGCTCAGGAACAATCCCTTTTGCATATGTTAATGATGACTACTGTGACTGTCAGGATGGCAGTGATGAACCTGGTACATCAGCTTGTCCCAATG GATTCTTCTACTGCACAAATGTTGGCCACTCGCCCCTCAACATCCCATCATCCAGAGTAAACGACGGTGTTTGTGACTGCTGTGATGCATCTGATGAGTATGCCTCGGTCTCCAATTGTGTTGACACTTGTCGAGAGCTTGGCCGAGCAGCCCGGGAGGAAGCTGCCAAGCAACAAGAGGAGAGACTGAAAGGCTTCCAGATGCGGCAGTCGATGATAGAAGAAGGCCGTAAACGAAAGAAGGAAGCTGAG GTGAAAATAGATGAgctcaagaaagagagagaggaagcagaggccGCCCGAAACGAGAAGGAGGAAATCAAGAAACTTGTTGAGGAGCCTGAGAAGGAGGCCCTGGAGAAATACAATGCCATTGAGCAGGAAAGAAAGGCTAAGGCTGATGCAGAACAGAAGGCCAAGGAGGAAGCTGAAGCACGAGAGGCCTTTGCGCACTTGGACAATGATGGAGATGGAATTTTGACCGTTGCTGAACTCCAGTCTCGGCAGACCTTTGATACAAACAGGGATGGAGAGGTGACTGCTGAGGAAGCCAAG tTCTACCTACGGCAGGAGGAGACCATGGACTTGGAGACCTTCTTGGTGTCCGGGTGGCCCATGATGCGACCCACGTACAAGATGGACCAGAGGATGTTTGTACCTCCCACCACTGAGGCACCAGCAGAGGCACTAACCCCACCTCCTGTTCCTGGATCTGAGGGCAAG GATGAACagcaaggagaggaggatgaacaTTTCGATGATGAGGACTTTGACACTGGCCTGGACCCTGAG GATGAAGGTGATATGGAAGAGGATGATGGAATTGAAGATTATGATCTcactgaagatgatgatgttgaggacataccaaaggaggaagaggaagaagagattgaCCAGAAATATGATGAAGATACACAAAAACTTGTTGATg CTGCCAATAAAGCCAGAGAAGACTTTGATGAGGCTGACAGGAGAGTGAGGGATTTGACGAGGGAGTTGCGCTCACTAGAGGAGACTCAAGAGAAAGATTATGGTCCTGAGGAGGAATTTAGAGTTATGGATGGAGACTGTTATGAATACACAGACAGGGAATATACATACCGTCTCTGTCCATTTGATAAG GCTGTACAGAAGCCCAAGTCTGGCCATGGGGAAATTCGCCTTGGACAGTGGGGTGAATGGTCAGGCCCAGAGGAGGATAAATATAGCAGAATGAAATACACCGGCGGACAGACCTGCTGGAATGGGCCTGCGAGATCAGCAGAT GTCCACATATATTGTGGTGTAGAAACCAGGTTGACAGGAGTAACAGAGCCAAACAGATGCGAATACCTCTTCGAGATGACCACACCAGCTGTGTGTACTAAACCTGAAGACATTAGTGGTGACGAGGGCACTCCACACGGCCACACAGAATTGTAG